In one window of Cheilinus undulatus linkage group 23, ASM1832078v1, whole genome shotgun sequence DNA:
- the cwf19l1 gene encoding CWF19-like protein 1, producing MGEKPVRVLACGDVEGRLSALFNRVQTIQKKTGQFDLLLCVGEFFGMTPEAEAEWEQYRSGAKKAPIHTYILGATRQETVKNFSSADGCELAENITYLGRRGVFTGVSGLQIAYVSGQEALQEPAPAHCFTSKDLTALVAPLTSSTKFRGVDILLTSQWPRGVWQYGNTPEVNTKSCGSSSIANLADKLKPRYHFAALEGAHYERLPYRNHVVLQENAQHVSRFIALATVNNPAKKKYLYAFNIIPMKTMDPSELVKQPQDVTENPYRCPTKDKAEKQKSFAAADEEEPAAQFFFDLSRKQGGGHRGHGRKRPPDGDRRGWDHQGDREGHYQGPKQPRRHPQPTGPCWFCLASPQVEKHLVISIGSHCYLAKAKGGLTPQHVLILPIGHYQSVVDLSSEVVEEMEKYKTALRSFYKSRGERCVMFERNYKSQHLQLQVVPVPLDRCATDDIKEAFMVQAQEQQMELMEIPQHTDLKQIAPPGTPYFYVELDSGEKLYYRIQKFFPLQFGREVLASEAVLNIPTRADWRECKQSREEEEENSKQLRDGFQPFDFAWED from the exons ATGGGAGAGAAACCAGTCAGAGT GCTGGCCTGTGGAGACGTTGAAGGAAGACTCTCTGCCCTGTTTAACAGAGTCCAGACCATCCAGAAGAAGACGGGGCAGTTTGAT TTGTTGCTGTGTGTTGGAGAGTTTTTTGGGATGACACCAGAGGCTGAAGCAGAGTGGGAGCAGTACAGAAGTGGAGCCAAGAAAG CTCCCATCCACACTTACATCCTGGGAGCAACGAGACAGGAGACGGTGAAGAATTTCTCCAGCGCTGATGGCTGTGAGTTGGCTGAAAACATCACGTATCTCG gaCGGCGTGGTGTGTTTACGGGAGTATCAGGGTTACAGATTGCCTACGTCAGCGGCCAGGAGGCCCTGCAGGAACCGGCCCCAGCTCACTGCTTCACATCCAAAGATCTGACGGCCCTCGTGGCCCCGCTGACCAGCAGCACCAAGTTCAGAGGAGTGGACATCCTGCTGACGTCACAGTGGCCCCGAGGAGTGTGGCAGTACGGAAACACCCCG GAAGTGAACACAAAGTCGTGTGGAAGCAGCTCTATAGCAAACCTCGCTGACAAACTGAAGCCACGGTACCATTTCGCTGCACTAGAGGGCGCTCACTATGAACGACTCCCATACAG GAATCACGTTGTTCTTCAAGAAAACGCTCAGCACGTCAGCCGCTTCATTGCCCTCGCCACTGTCAACAACCCCGCAAAGAAGAAG taCTTGTACGCCTTTAACATCATCCCGATGAAGACGATGGATCCTTCAGAGCTGGTGAAACAGCCGCAGGACGTGACAGAAAACCCGTACAGATGTCCAACCAAAGACAaggcagaaaaacagaagaGCTTCGCTGCTGCAGACGAGGAG GAGCCAGCGGCTCAGTTCTTCTTCGACCTCAGCAGGAAGCAGGGCGGGGGTCACCGGGGCCACGGCAGGAAGAGACCTCCAGACGGAGACAGACGAGGGTGGGACCATCAGGGTGACAGAGAAGGACACTATCAGGGGCCCAAACAGCCACGCAGACACC CTCAGCCGACCGGTCCGTGCTGGTTCTGTCTGGCCAGTCCTCAGGTGGAGAAACACCTGGTCATCAGCATCGGATCACAT TGCTATTTGGCAAAGGCCAAAGGCGGTCTGACCCCGCAGCACGTCCTCATCTTGCCCATCGGTCACTACCAGTCCGTGGTGGATCTGAGCTCTGAGGtggtggaggagatggagaagtACAAAACAGCACTGAGGAGCTTCTATAAGAGCCGAGGGGAGCGCTGCGTGATGTTTGAGAGGAACTACAAGAGCCAACACCTGCAGCTACAG GTAGTCCCAGTGCCACTGGACCGCTGCGCCACAGACGACATCAAAGAGGCGTTCATGGTCCAGGCTCAGGAGCAGCAGATGGAGCTGATGGAGATTCCCCAACACACTGACCTCAAACAG ATTGCTCCTCCAGGGACACCGTACTTCTACGTGGAGTTGGACTCAGGAGAGAAACTCTACTATCGCATACAGAaattttttcctctgcagttTGGGAG GGAGGTCCTGGCCAGCGAGGCAGTGCTGAACATCCCGACTCGGGCCGACTGGAGGGAGTgtaaacagagcagagaggaggaggaggagaacagCAAACAGCTGAGAGACGGATTCCAGCCGTTCGACTTCGCCTGGGAGGACTAG